A segment of the Panacibacter ginsenosidivorans genome:
TAATTATAAAAACATCAATGCAGACCTTAATGTAATTGCAACACTTGATGAAGATAGTTACGAAGGCGGTGAGAATGGAAAGGATCACCCTATTGCCTGGTATCATGATTATGATGGCGGAAGGGCATTCTATACCGGTGGCGGGCATACTGAAGAAAGTTTTAGTGAGCCTTTATTTCTGAAACATCTTGCAGGTGGAATAAAATATGCAATGGGGGCTGATACAGCAAAGCTGGATTACTCAAAAGCATACGCTGTAAAAGCTCCTGAAGAAAACAGGTTTACCAAAACTGTTCTTACCAACGATTTAAATGAACCAATGGAGATTGCCGTTACTGCAAATAAAACGGTTTATATCATTGAGCGCTCCGGCAATTTTTATGCTTATAATCCTGTAGCAAATACTACAAAGCTTGTACACAAGTTTCCTGTGTTATTGGATACCAAACAAGTGTCTGGTAATGGTTTATTAGGTTTAACTATTGATCCGGATTTTGAAACCAATAAATTCATTTATTTCTTTTACACACCTATTGATAAAAATTATCACCAGAACATTTCAAGATTTAAAATGATTGGTGATGATTCACTCGATTTTGCCTCAGAAAAAATAATTATACAGGTGCCCATTGACGGAGAAGTAAGTGCACATACCGGTGGTTCTCTGGCGTGGGATAAAAATAAAAATCTTTTTATCTCCACTGGCGACAACACCGTTCCATTTGAATCGGATGGCTATGCACCTTTGGATGAAAGAGCAGGAAGAAAAACATTCGATGCACAACGGTCTGCATCCAATACCAATGACCTGCGCGGAAAGATCTTACGTATTCACCCTGAAGCTGATGGCAGTTATACCATACCTGAGGGAAACCTGTTTGCCAAAGGCACCGCGGACACAAGACCAGAGATCTATACAATGGGTTGCAGAAACCCTTACCGCATTTCTATAAACCAGGAAACTTCCACTTTGTATTGGGGTGAGGTTGGTCCTGATGCAGGTGATGATTCGCGTCACGGACCAAGAGGCTATGATGAATTTAACCAGGCTAAAAAGCCGGGCTACTATGGTTGGCCTTATTTTGTAGGAGACAGCAAAGCATACCACGATTCTGATTTTGCTACTAAAGCAGTAGGTGATCTTTTCGATGTAAATGGGCCAACCAATAATTCTGTAAATAATACAGGACTAAAAAAGCTGCCTGCTCCAACGAAGCCTATGATCTGGTATCCTTATGGTTTCTATAAAGAGTTCCCTGAGCTTGGTGAAGGTGGAAGAGCTGCTATGGCAGGTTCTTTTTATCATTACAACAAAAGTCTTGCGAAGAAAAACAGTATTCCTGCTTACTATGATAATTGTTTATTTGTTTTTGACTGGATGCGCAACTGGGTATTTGCTTTACGTTTTGATGAGCATGAAAACTATAAACGCATGGAAGCCTTCATGCCTTTAACAGGGGATTTCAGAAGACCGATAGACATGGATATTACACCTGATGGTATTATGTATGTACTGGAATATGGTACTGTTTACGGCGCAGATAATGATGATGCAAGATTGGTGAGAGTGGATTATAATGATGGTAACCGTGCACCGGTTGCAAAGATCAGTGCAAAGGATACCATTGGTTTAACACCATTAAAAGTAAGTTTCAATAGCAATAAGAGTTATGACAATGATGAAGATGATCAACTAAAATACGAATGGACATTTGAAGGAAATAAAGTTGGTTCAACCGATGCAAACCCTGAATATACTTTTAATAACAAAGGTGTATATAAAGTAACGTTGAAAGTAACTGATCCTTCTGGCTTAAGTTCTGTTGATACCATGGAAATGAAAGCAGGTAATACAACGCCGCAGGTAAGTATCAACACAACAGGCAATAGTTCATTTTATTTTGATGCTGTATCACTTGATTATACTGTTGATGTAAAGGACAAAGAAGACGCCAATATTGACCCGCAGAAAATAAATGTAAAACTGGAATATGTACCAAAAGAAGCGGGTACATTCAAAACAGTAAACGGGCAAGGCGTATGGGTCACTCCTGCAAAAGATCTTATACAGGCAAGTGATTGCAAAGCATGTCATCAAATTGATAAAACTGTTTTAGGCCCTGCATTTATAGAAGTTGCCAAAAGTTACGAAGCCAGGCCTGATGTAATTTCTAAGTTAGCCAATAAGATCATCACCGGTGGCGCTGGTGTGTGGGGCAATACACATTATATGACAGCGCATCCTCAGCTTAGCAAAGACCAGGCAAGCACCATTGTGAAATATATCCTTTCACTTAAACAGCAACAGACCCAGGACAGTTTACCTGCAAAAGGAACAGTATCTGTTGCAGGTAAACAAGGCGGTACTTATGTGTTGTCTGCTGCATATACAGATAACGGCAATGGCGTTGTTCCACTAACCGGCACACAGCAGATCGTGTTACGTCAGCCAATGATCGCTGCGCAGGATGCAGATGTTCTGGGTGGTATTGAACGCTATGATAATAAACTGGGCGTAGTAAAAAGCAGATCATATTTTGTGCTAAAGGGTATTGATCTTAAAGACATCAAACAGGTTACGTATAATTATGCTGCAAAAGATAATGCCGCAACACTTGAGATACATCTTGATTCAACAAAAGGCGCAGTAGTAAGCACGCTCAACTACACATCATCCGGCGACTGGAACAAATTCAAACAAGCCACAGCCGCAGTTACTGACCCCGGTGGCAAACATGATCTGTATTTTGTATTTAAGAAAGATGGCGAAATAGCTGGAGAAGGTTTGTGCTTACTTGACTGGATAAAGTTTGCAAAATAAATCCGTTAATAATTTTTACAAAGCCTCAGCAATGAGGCTTTTTTTATTTTATGAACCCAACATTTGAATAAATATGATGCATTGTTGCGTCGCACACTTGTACTAAAAAACAGGTTTCAGCAATCAGTAACCAGGTCTTGGCAATTATACTTTTTAATTTGGCAACAGCTTAACCTACACTTCATTAAAAAGATATTTTTGCAATAAACGTTTGCCTTCTTGTACTGCTGCTCTTCCATCCGATTCAATGCCATACCACCCGTGATAACCACTTCGTTTACAAAGCCCGATCATTTTTGCAGTAAGCGCTTCTGAAGGCTGGTTGCGGTAAGACATTCCTTTTGCAAAAGGAACAGTTTTTTGCAGGTAAGCATAATTATCAAAATCATCAGCTGGTTCGCGCCAGTCAGGATACGTACCAAACAAAGGATGACTCACTTCTTTCATTAACGCCAGCATGAAATCGGGATCGTTTGACACGCCGCCATGATTTTCTATAAGCACTTTTATGCTTGCTTCTTCTGCATATTGCAATAATAAATTGTAAGATTCTGCAGCATATCGCAATGCATCCTTTTTAGAAATAATTTCATTCCCTCTGCAATTGGTGCGTATAGCATGGCAACCGAGATAATGTGCTATATCTATCCATTTGCGATGATTGATCTCAAATTGTTTTCGTTCTGCTTTTGTGGATGCACATCCATCTCCTTCATCATCTACCATAATCAGCACCATGGCAACACCATAATCATCAGCATTTCTTTTTAATGCATTTAAGTATGTTGCCGTGGGCACTTCAAACAACGTATTTACAAACTCAATGCCGTTAAGATCAAAATCTTCCCTGGCTATTTTAGGGAAATCAAGTGTCTTCCATTTCCCCGTTTGTATTTCCTCTACCAATGCCCATTGGGCAAGCGATATATCATCTTTGTTCATACTAATAAAAATAAATATTGAAGAGATCTTTTAAAGTTATGCAACACTTACCTATTGCAAAATACATTTTTATGAACCAGGCTTCAGTACATGTATGAAGCTCTCGTTGCGTCGCACTCTTGTACGGCATAAGATGTTTCGGCAGTTTACAAGTTTACGAGTTTACAAGTTCTTCGACTGAAGCAACCGTAAACTTAAGAAACGAGTGAACACGTAAACTTACTCAATACAGTTCCGAACGTACAAGTGAGTGACACAACAGGCGATGCCACAAAGAACTAATGCCGGTTACAAAAAAAAATATGTTATTTGCTTTCATTATTTGCCGGTGCAATTCTAATCATCAAAAAAAATTATCTTCAATTTTATTTAGCATTTAAAATATGTGCCATGAAAGGCTCTGAAACATCAGCACCCGCATTTAGCTGGGACGATTGGTATCAATCCGTTGGTGGCAGAACTATTAGTATTGCAGAAGTAGATAATATTCTTTACCAGATAAAAGAATATCAATATCCAAAATTCAAAGGAGAAGTTAACCCGCAACAAACTTTTTTCCAAAATGCTGCAGCTGCATCTGAAGCTATTAAACAAAAAGCGTTTGCATTAGGCGCAGATGAAGTGGGTGTCGCAGAAATAGAACCATCTGACATTTATAAAGGCAGGGAGATAAAAGAAAAATATGCGATCGTAGTAGGGCAAAAAATGCTTTGGCGCAATTTCCAGCAAGTGCCTTCTCATAATTCTGCCGTTGAATGTTTGCGTATATATTTTTCGCTGGGTGAAGTGGTGATACAGCTGGCAGATTATATACGCAGCCTTGGTTATGCATGTACGGTTGAGCACCCGATAGGAGACAGCGATGTGTTGCATATTCCACTGGCATTAAAAGCAGGCTTTGGCGAACTGGGCAGGCATGGTTCTATCATTCATCCAAAGATGGGTCCGTTATTTCGTTTGGGAAGTGTTATTACTGATATGCCACTTGCAATCGATCATCCTATTGATGCAGGCATTGCAGCGTTCTGCGACAATTGCAAAGCCTGCAGAATTTACTGTCCTGCCAATGCGATACCCGATGAGCGTTCTGTTGAAGCCGGCAAAGATCATCTTGGTAATTACCGTTATAAAGTTGATACAGGAAAATGCTTTCCTTATTTTGCCAAACACAACTATTGCTCTGCTTGTTTACCTGTTTGTGTCTATCATCATAAAGAATGGGCAAAAGATTTTGACGGATATAAAACCAAATTATTCCCTGTTGTTGATATGCAGGAAGCCCCGCAGCCTACGGATCCTGATGTACCCAAACATTGGTACCCGAAAATTAAAAGAGATGCGGTTTAAGTGATATTAATATTTTTGAATAGTATTAGATAACATCATTGATTGCAAAGAAATGCTTGAATTATATACTTACCTGGCAGCAGGATGGCTGGCATTTTGTTTACTGCATAGCATAATGGCAACGCTGTGGTTTAAAGCCATTATAAAAAACTTGCTGGGAAAGTATTTTAAGTATTATCGATTATTGTACTCGTTGTTCTTTTTTATATTTTTAGTATTACTCCTAAAATACCAGTTTCAACTTTCCGAATTATTATTATTCCCTGTTAATAATACTATCAAACTCCTGACAACCTTTACACTTATTGCCGGATTAATAATTATGATCAGCGCTTCAAAAAAATATTTTTTGCAAGTAACGGGTATGAAGATTTTACGAAAGAATGAGTTTAAAGATGAGTTTATTTATAGCGGAATGAATTCAGTTATCCGGCATCCCTTATATGCAGGTACTTTATTATCAGCCTGGTCTTTAGTGCTATTTTCTGCTGATGCAAGCAGCCTGATAGTCTGCATTATCATTACGCTGTATGTAATGATCGGGATAAAATTTGAAGAGAAAAAACTGCTCATAAAATACGGTGAGACTTATAAAAAATATGTCTCAAAGGTTCCCATGTTAGTGCCTGCTGTTAAGCTAAGGACCAAATCAGTCCACTAAAAAAAATATATGACATACTAAGCAAAACATTGCTCAATGAAATTCCGAACGCACAAGTGAGTGACACAACAGTTGATGCTATGAAAAACAAAAGACGGCAAAAAATATTTTGCACTTATAATTTCAATTCTCCCCAGCCTTTCCTGTATTCTCTTTTTACAAATTGATTGGCTGCTTCAAAATTGGTGATGCGCATATTTTCGCCGTCCCATTTATATGCAACATAGCGCCCTGGTGTTTCATAATCTTCCATTTCTCCGTACACAGGATCTTTTCTTTTGATGGTCTTGCGAAGATTAAAACTGCGCAATAACAAATTGCCCATCAATACTGTCTCTGTAAGCGGACCAGCATAACCCTCAAAAGGAGAATCTACTTCTGCATTGCCATAACCTGCAATGCATGCATCTATCCATTGCCACCAATGCCCGTCCATATCGCCTTCCACACGCGGATATTTTTTTGGAACGTTCACATCTTTATTTAAAGAAAGTGGCAACAATCTTGGATGGCTTCCACCCCAGCCACAGGAAACTTTTCCTTTTGTGCCAATGAATAAACTGCCACCTTCAAAATCATTTTCTTCAGGCACATCTGCTAACGCTTCATTCATGTTTACATCTGCATCCAGTTCATCAGGACGATCAGGCACAATACCACCATCCATCCAGTATAATTTCAGATCACGCCCATCTTTTAATTTGAACTTGTAACAAAGCTTACTCGATGGCGGAATACTCTCCGGAAAATCTGCTTCTTTGAAAATACCCGAGTAAACTGTAGTTGCACTACAGGTAACTTCTGTTGGATAACCAAGCTCCAATAATTTAAATGCGGGACCGATAATATGACAAGCCATATCGCCCAATGCACCTGTCCCAAAACGCCACCAGCCACGCCAGTTGAATGGAACCAGGTTATCAAAATATTCTGTGTATTGCGCCGTGCCCAGCCAAAGATCCCATTTCAATTCTTTAGGAACCGGCGGATGTTTTGTAGGCCATGGAATGCCTTGCGGCCATACAGGTCTGTTCGTCCAGTTATACACGGTTTGTATATCACCAATCAATCCTGCTTCAAACCATTCACGCATGGTGCGTATGCCATCACATGATGCACCCTGGTCTCCCATTTGCGTGATGACTTTATATTTTGATGCAGCCTGTGTAAGAATACGTGCTTCATAAATATCATGCGTTAGTGGTTTTTGCAAATACAAATGTTTATGTAGTTGCATCGCACTTAAACCAACGATCGCATGGTTGTGATCTGGTATAGCAACAGAAACTGCATCAAAATTTTTGTGTTCTTTTTCAAACATCTCACGCCAGTCGTAATAAAAGCCGGCTTTGGGAAATTCTTTGCGGCGTGGCGCAGCCATGCGATCATCTACATCGCATAGAAATGCTATCTCCGCATTCTTCTTTGGCGCGGTTGCATAATGATGAATATCATTTTCGCCTTCGCCACCACAGCCAACAGCAGCAATATAGAGTTTGTCACTCGGGGCTGTAAAACCTTTGCCCAGCACATGTCTTGGCACAATGTAAAATCCTGCGGTTGCAAGTGCAGCATTTTTTATAAAGCTTCCGCGACTGATTTTATTTTTTGAATTCTTTTTCATAATGGCAAATTTGAAAATGTGTTGAAGAAATTTTTAAGATACCAGCTATAGTTTTTTATAGCAACTTCGTTGCGTCGCAAGCACTTCATCGTTCTGCACATTTGGCAACTTATCTATGTGATTTTATTGAGATTACAGCTCTTTGATCCTGATATTCCGAAACCATATTTTACCATTCTCTGTTCCCTGAAATGCAATATGGCCTTTTTTAAAAGTTCCGAAACCAGGCATGTCTTTGAATTTAACCGCAGCTATCAATTCTTTCCAATGATCATTCCACATGTAAGTGTCAATTACTTTATGACCATTCTGAAACATTTGTAAATGGCCTTTATCAGCTTTTATTTCATATTCATACCAGGTGTTGGCCGCACCTACATATTCTGAATCTACTGCAAACAAATCATACAGCGTTCCCATTCTGTTCATTTTAGAAAGATGGTCGGGTCCGCAGATGACATCATCTATCTGCATTTCAGGACCGGTTTCCCAGGTATTTTTATATTCAGGTGATTCATGTACATAAAACATAACACCACTGTTGGCGCAGGTGTCTGTTTTAAATTCTAACTTAAGATCAAAGTTCTCAAACTCTGCATCTGAAGTAAGGTCTGCAAAATCTTCATAAACACTTTCATCATTTTTATTCAATTCAATAGCGCCGTCTTTTACCTGCCATGCTTTACCTGGGTTGCTTAATAAATAAGAGTGCCAGCCTGTTAAATCTTTCCCATTGAACAGTAGCTGCCAGCCTTCCCTTTTTTCTTCTGCAGTTAACGTGTTTGATTGTTGATTAGGAATGTTTGAACAAGCTGAAAAAGAAATAATAAAAACGATTGATGGAATAATTTTTTTAATCATATGGAAAATTTTATCAAGGGAATTTGAAGCAATCTGTAATTACAAAAAACTAAGTTAGTCATTAGTTTTATTGACAGGATGTAATAATATTGGAATTGTTGAAATACTAACCGCTACTTTTAATTATATAGATCTATGAATAAAAGCTGAACAGATAGCTAAACGTACAAGTGAGTGACACAACTAAAGTTAAATAGTATTGGTAACGCTGGCTTAATAATTTTTCAAATACAGCAACATAAATATACTTTACAAAAAATACTTTTAATTTGTGCTATGTTAAAAATTATTTTTCTGGTTCTACTTATAACAGGGTTATCTGTAACGGCTGATGCGCAGATTAAAAAAATTGACACTACTGCAACTGTAGGGAGTATAGGCTATCGTGTTCAGTGCAGTAATAAAGATGAAGGTGAAAACCAGGTTTCGGTTTCTCCGAAAGGGTTTGACAAAGAGGTAAGGGATCTTGCTTTTATGATAAGAGGGCGGTTGCGAAAAATATTGGTTGACGATTTAAATGGTGATGGCTACCCGGACCTGCTGTTATGTATTTATGGCGGTATAAATGGGGAAATAGGTAATATTACCTGCATTGCTTCAAGCGGTAATAAATCCTTTGTGCCTGTTCGCTTTCCGGATATATACAGTGATCTTAAAATTAGTGAAGGCTATAAAGGGCATGATGAATTCACAACCATGATTAGTACATTGATGCAAAGTTTTCCTGTTTATAAGCCTGGGGATACAGACATTGCTACCGGCGGTACACGTGTGGTACAATATAAAATAATGAACGGTGAAAACGGAAGTTTAACTTTTAAAGTTTTACGTTTCTACGAAAAAAAAGACTAATATATACTTGTCATAATTTATTGACGCAGGTATGTTGCTAAAAAGGCAAACACATTTCTTCTGATATTTTCTGTATCGAACATTACACCATAATGAGGTGCATTAGGCACAATGATCAATTGATTTTTTACACCTGCGATTGTTAGCCATGAACTTAATAACCTTGACTGTGTGTTAGGCACGGATTCATCTTTTTCGCCCTGCACAATAAGTGCCGGGGGATCATTCTTATCTACATAGGTTACAGGGCTTGCATGTTTTGCAAGATCAGGCCTGTTTACAGGTTGGGCTCCTAATAATATGGAGACAGGGTTGCGTGCATTGTTTACAGAGGTATCAGGATTTGATGCTATAGCAATAAAATCGGAAGGCCCATAAAAGTCAAGTAAGGCTTTTATGTGAAAATGTGTTTTTAGGCCCGGCGGATAAAAATCTTTTACATCATTATTATTTGATAACGCCATTAACGATGCAAGATGCCCGCCTGCAGAAAAACCAATTACAGCGATGCGGCTATTGTCAATATGATATTGTGCAGCATGCTGGTAAAGAAATTCAAGCGCCTTGTTGCAATCCTGTATTTGTGCAGGGAAAACAGCATCTGTACTGTACCTGTAATTAATAGACGCCAAAGCATAGCCACTATCTATAAAACCACGCACCGTATTTTGCATATAACTCATGTCTGCATACTTATCATTCAGCATCCAGGCACCGCCATGAATCCATACAACAAGAGGTAAATTATTTTTTGCTTTGGCCGGAAGATACACATCAAGCGTATGCTTTGTGAGCGTATCATCAGCATAAGGAATATTACTGTACGTAACAGTTTCCTTGGGAAATATATGCTGCACAGGTGAAGTTGTTTGTGCATTAGTGTATGTGGTAATAAAAAAGGATAGCAGTGACAAACACGCAATTGCATTTGATTTCATAAAAGAAGTGTTAGGAAAAAAGTATGTAATATAATCAATCACTAATATTTTAGTATAAAAATAACGGATACACTTAAAGATTTCAATATCTATGTAACCTTAGTAATTTATTATCGTATACCTTTAATTATCTTCTATACTGTTGCATATTTTATCATGCGCATAGATGGCAGCACTCACAGTTAAACTCACATCCGGATGTATACTACAATTGAGTTGCTAAGCATTGGACTTTTTATTGGAACCTTTGGCACATTGATCGGTGCAGGCGGAGGCTTTATACTGGTACCTTTTTTATTACTCACAGACCGTTCTCTAACACCTGAAATTGTTACGGCTATTTCTATTGCTATTGTGGCTGCAAATGCTCTTTCAGGAAGCATAGCTTATGCAAGATCTGGGCGAATAGATTACAGGGCAGGGTTGTTATTTGCATTGTTTACGCTACCAGGATCTATTTTAGGTGTATTGCTTACAGCCTATATACCTAAAAATGCATTTAGAATTTTTTTTGGTTTATTACTGTTACTGCTTTCAGCGGTATTACTTATTAAAAAGAAAGAGAAGCCGGCAAAAGAGTTGAGTATCCTGCCCAAAGGGTGGAAGCATCATACAATAACTGATAAAGCGGGTATTACATTTTCTTACAGTTATAACCAGCGTAGAGGCATTTTGATAAGCATTCTTGTTGGATTTCTTTCTCCGTTGTTGGGTATTGGCGGAGGTATTATACATGTTCCTGCATTGATACAATGGCTTTCTTTTCCGGTGTATGTTGCCACGGCCACTTCGCATTTTATTCTATCCATCATGTCTGTGGTAAGTGTTATAGTGCATGTGATACAAGGCAACTATGACGATCCTGCTGTATTACGTATGGTTATTTATCTGGGAGTGGGTGCAATAGTGGGCGCACAACTTGGTGCTTATATTTCACACAAGATAAAAACAAATATTATTGTAAGAATATTAGCGGTTTGTCTTGGGTTGGTAGGCCTGCGTTTAATGATTGGTAATTTTCTATAATCAGCGCTCTATAAATTTCTATTGCTGCAAAAAATTCAGAACGTACAAGGGAGTGACACAACGGGCGATGCCATCTGTTCTGTTGACTGCAGCAAAATCTATTTTTTAAAACTATACAAGTAAGGTGCTTTATTAGCGCTACCTGAGAAATGTTTTCCATGCCGTTTTACAATACCAAGACTTAGTATTTTTCTTTGAAAAGTTGTGCGACGTATTTGTTCGCCAAGAATAGCTTCATAAACCTGCTGCAGTTCTTTCATAGTAAAACGTGCAGGTAATAAATTCATC
Coding sequences within it:
- a CDS encoding Gfo/Idh/MocA family protein; the protein is MKKNSKNKISRGSFIKNAALATAGFYIVPRHVLGKGFTAPSDKLYIAAVGCGGEGENDIHHYATAPKKNAEIAFLCDVDDRMAAPRRKEFPKAGFYYDWREMFEKEHKNFDAVSVAIPDHNHAIVGLSAMQLHKHLYLQKPLTHDIYEARILTQAASKYKVITQMGDQGASCDGIRTMREWFEAGLIGDIQTVYNWTNRPVWPQGIPWPTKHPPVPKELKWDLWLGTAQYTEYFDNLVPFNWRGWWRFGTGALGDMACHIIGPAFKLLELGYPTEVTCSATTVYSGIFKEADFPESIPPSSKLCYKFKLKDGRDLKLYWMDGGIVPDRPDELDADVNMNEALADVPEENDFEGGSLFIGTKGKVSCGWGGSHPRLLPLSLNKDVNVPKKYPRVEGDMDGHWWQWIDACIAGYGNAEVDSPFEGYAGPLTETVLMGNLLLRSFNLRKTIKRKDPVYGEMEDYETPGRYVAYKWDGENMRITNFEAANQFVKREYRKGWGELKL
- a CDS encoding alpha/beta hydrolase; amino-acid sequence: MKSNAIACLSLLSFFITTYTNAQTTSPVQHIFPKETVTYSNIPYADDTLTKHTLDVYLPAKAKNNLPLVVWIHGGAWMLNDKYADMSYMQNTVRGFIDSGYALASINYRYSTDAVFPAQIQDCNKALEFLYQHAAQYHIDNSRIAVIGFSAGGHLASLMALSNNNDVKDFYPPGLKTHFHIKALLDFYGPSDFIAIASNPDTSVNNARNPVSILLGAQPVNRPDLAKHASPVTYVDKNDPPALIVQGEKDESVPNTQSRLLSSWLTIAGVKNQLIIVPNAPHYGVMFDTENIRRNVFAFLATYLRQ
- a CDS encoding ThuA domain-containing protein gives rise to the protein MKKIASFICLLTVVIFFNGCKTDSDARKVLVFTKTKGYHHASIPAGVAAIEQIGKENNFSVDVDSNSSVFNDEDLKKYRAVIFLSTTGNILNSDEQLAFQHYIEAGGGFMGIHAAADAEYNWAWYNKLVGAYFKSHPGNPNVRKATVVVKDTGNIAMKGIPGKWERTDEWYNYKNINADLNVIATLDEDSYEGGENGKDHPIAWYHDYDGGRAFYTGGGHTEESFSEPLFLKHLAGGIKYAMGADTAKLDYSKAYAVKAPEENRFTKTVLTNDLNEPMEIAVTANKTVYIIERSGNFYAYNPVANTTKLVHKFPVLLDTKQVSGNGLLGLTIDPDFETNKFIYFFYTPIDKNYHQNISRFKMIGDDSLDFASEKIIIQVPIDGEVSAHTGGSLAWDKNKNLFISTGDNTVPFESDGYAPLDERAGRKTFDAQRSASNTNDLRGKILRIHPEADGSYTIPEGNLFAKGTADTRPEIYTMGCRNPYRISINQETSTLYWGEVGPDAGDDSRHGPRGYDEFNQAKKPGYYGWPYFVGDSKAYHDSDFATKAVGDLFDVNGPTNNSVNNTGLKKLPAPTKPMIWYPYGFYKEFPELGEGGRAAMAGSFYHYNKSLAKKNSIPAYYDNCLFVFDWMRNWVFALRFDEHENYKRMEAFMPLTGDFRRPIDMDITPDGIMYVLEYGTVYGADNDDARLVRVDYNDGNRAPVAKISAKDTIGLTPLKVSFNSNKSYDNDEDDQLKYEWTFEGNKVGSTDANPEYTFNNKGVYKVTLKVTDPSGLSSVDTMEMKAGNTTPQVSINTTGNSSFYFDAVSLDYTVDVKDKEDANIDPQKINVKLEYVPKEAGTFKTVNGQGVWVTPAKDLIQASDCKACHQIDKTVLGPAFIEVAKSYEARPDVISKLANKIITGGAGVWGNTHYMTAHPQLSKDQASTIVKYILSLKQQQTQDSLPAKGTVSVAGKQGGTYVLSAAYTDNGNGVVPLTGTQQIVLRQPMIAAQDADVLGGIERYDNKLGVVKSRSYFVLKGIDLKDIKQVTYNYAAKDNAATLEIHLDSTKGAVVSTLNYTSSGDWNKFKQATAAVTDPGGKHDLYFVFKKDGEIAGEGLCLLDWIKFAK
- a CDS encoding sugar phosphate isomerase/epimerase family protein — translated: MNKDDISLAQWALVEEIQTGKWKTLDFPKIAREDFDLNGIEFVNTLFEVPTATYLNALKRNADDYGVAMVLIMVDDEGDGCASTKAERKQFEINHRKWIDIAHYLGCHAIRTNCRGNEIISKKDALRYAAESYNLLLQYAEEASIKVLIENHGGVSNDPDFMLALMKEVSHPLFGTYPDWREPADDFDNYAYLQKTVPFAKGMSYRNQPSEALTAKMIGLCKRSGYHGWYGIESDGRAAVQEGKRLLQKYLFNEV
- a CDS encoding sulfite exporter TauE/SafE family protein; the protein is MYTTIELLSIGLFIGTFGTLIGAGGGFILVPFLLLTDRSLTPEIVTAISIAIVAANALSGSIAYARSGRIDYRAGLLFALFTLPGSILGVLLTAYIPKNAFRIFFGLLLLLLSAVLLIKKKEKPAKELSILPKGWKHHTITDKAGITFSYSYNQRRGILISILVGFLSPLLGIGGGIIHVPALIQWLSFPVYVATATSHFILSIMSVVSVIVHVIQGNYDDPAVLRMVIYLGVGAIVGAQLGAYISHKIKTNIIVRILAVCLGLVGLRLMIGNFL
- a CDS encoding methyltransferase family protein; amino-acid sequence: MLELYTYLAAGWLAFCLLHSIMATLWFKAIIKNLLGKYFKYYRLLYSLFFFIFLVLLLKYQFQLSELLLFPVNNTIKLLTTFTLIAGLIIMISASKKYFLQVTGMKILRKNEFKDEFIYSGMNSVIRHPLYAGTLLSAWSLVLFSADASSLIVCIIITLYVMIGIKFEEKKLLIKYGETYKKYVSKVPMLVPAVKLRTKSVH
- a CDS encoding 3-keto-disaccharide hydrolase — encoded protein: MIKKIIPSIVFIISFSACSNIPNQQSNTLTAEEKREGWQLLFNGKDLTGWHSYLLSNPGKAWQVKDGAIELNKNDESVYEDFADLTSDAEFENFDLKLEFKTDTCANSGVMFYVHESPEYKNTWETGPEMQIDDVICGPDHLSKMNRMGTLYDLFAVDSEYVGAANTWYEYEIKADKGHLQMFQNGHKVIDTYMWNDHWKELIAAVKFKDMPGFGTFKKGHIAFQGTENGKIWFRNIRIKEL
- a CDS encoding reductive dehalogenase domain-containing protein; amino-acid sequence: MKGSETSAPAFSWDDWYQSVGGRTISIAEVDNILYQIKEYQYPKFKGEVNPQQTFFQNAAAASEAIKQKAFALGADEVGVAEIEPSDIYKGREIKEKYAIVVGQKMLWRNFQQVPSHNSAVECLRIYFSLGEVVIQLADYIRSLGYACTVEHPIGDSDVLHIPLALKAGFGELGRHGSIIHPKMGPLFRLGSVITDMPLAIDHPIDAGIAAFCDNCKACRIYCPANAIPDERSVEAGKDHLGNYRYKVDTGKCFPYFAKHNYCSACLPVCVYHHKEWAKDFDGYKTKLFPVVDMQEAPQPTDPDVPKHWYPKIKRDAV